The sequence GAGGACAACAGATACGAACGGGAAGGTCTCGCTTCTCTCCTTTCCGAACAGAACTACGATGTGGACACTGTGGAAAACGGGCGTTTCGCTCTTGACAAGCTTCATGAGACAGAGTTTGACCTAGTGGTGACAGATCTGATGATGCCCGCCACCGACGGGCTCCAGTTTCTGCATAAGCTCAGAAGCAACGGAAGCAGTATGCCCGTTCTCGTGATCACCGGCAACGAAAACATGCAGAATATGCTCTCGGCTTATCAGCTTGGCGCATTGGATGTTATATACAAACCGTTCCAGTTCAGCGAGCTGATGGACGTAATCAAAAGAGTAATTCCCGTCTGATTTAGTCTTTCTTAACTGTCAGCTAAGGTATATAATAGATTTATCTCGATAATTTATTATGTTCCGGAGGACAGTGATGATAAAGATTAAAAAAATACTTTACCCTACGGATTTTTCCGAACCTTCAAAAATTGCCCTTGAATATGCCGCTGAACTCGCCAAGCAGTTCGGAGCAGAGCTTGAGATACTGCACGTCATGTTTGACGAAACTCAGGTGGTCTCTTTCTATCTTCCGCAGGTGACTATGCAGTCCCTCTCAACCGATATAGAAACGGGCTCCGCAAAGCAGCTTGATGAGTTTATACAGAATCAGCCCGTGCTCAAGGGAATTAACTACACCACGACGCTGATAAAGGGTACGCCCTTCATTGAAATCACCAAGCACGCCAAGGAAACAGGCGCGGATATGATAGTAATCGGCACCCACGGCAGAACAGGGCTTGACCATGTTCTCTTCGGGTCAACTGCCGAAAAGGTAGTACGCAAGGCGCCGTGCCCCGTATTTACTGTGAGACCGGAGAAATAAGGGCAGAAAATTTTAATAATTGGGAGAACCTTTCTTTAACGAAAAAGAACGGTTCTCTTTTTTTATGATCTGAAATTCACCCTCCATGGGAATTTCAGATACACGCTCGCGCCGTGGTAAACACGGCTTCGCTTCACACGGCGCAGTCCCATCCATGGGACTGTACAGTTTACGTCATTGCGAACTCCGCAGGGGTGAAGCAATCTCTCTGTATAATAATACTTAGTGCGCTCACTCCAGCTCAACCGATGCCAATATCCTTTCAGTGAGTTTCTCAAGTTTATCGTCATTTCCGTCAAAGCTGACCGCTACGTGTCTCAGCAGTTTTCCGGAGGAAAAGCTCAGCGCCTCCACACGGATTTTCTGCCCGCCGGTGTTTGCTGTTCCCGTGAGCCGCCAGCCGGAATGCCCGCCTGCCTTTTCCGGTTTTATTTCATACTCAAAAACAGATGCAGCGCCGGAATTTTTTATCTTATTCACAAGATCCGCCGAGAAAGCCTCCCCGCTGATCTCCGCGGGAGCCTCCGCCGCAAGGACAGTAAGCCCGAAGGTTCCCAAAGAGAACTGCCGGACATCCTGCGCCGTGGCATTATCAAAGATTTCTGCCGCCGCTGAAACATCCCTCATATTATCAGGCGCCAGTATCTTTATGCCGGTATTGCCCACTTCCCGCTCTTCCCAGTTCTGCGCGAGAATCACATCAGCTATTCCCTTCTCCGCTTTCGCCGCTTTTTTGTGATATTTAAAAGCCGCCGTTCCGGCGAATACTGCAAGCACCACAGCCGCTGCTATTACAAATGTCCTGATCATACCGTTCAAAATAATCCCTCCGAATGTCTCTGCTGTATTTTTTCAAGCTATCAGACAAAAGACCGCCGACCAAGCAAAACATTCCATTGACTTAGTAATAAAATCGGATGTAATATTGCAGACTTTTTTACTTATCAAGAGTGGTGGAGGGACAGGCCCGTCGAAACCACAGCAACCGCCCTTTGAGGAAAGGTGCTAATTCCTGCCCTGCGTGCCGTGAAGACAGGGGAGATAAGAACCGTTAAGACGACTCTAACGCCTCTTTCCCCTTGGGACAGAGGCTTTTTTTGTATTCAGGAGGCAAACTATGAGCAAGCACCGCATTGAAACCATCGCAGTACACGGCGGACAGACACCAGACCCCGTAACAGGCGCCAGAGCCGTACCCATATACCAGACAACGGCTTACAAATTCCGTGACGCCGACCACGCGGTGAAGCTGTTTGATCTGGAAGAGGCAGGCTACATTTACACTCGCCTGAACAACCCAACGGTTGAGGTACTGGAAAACCGCATAGCGATGCTTGAAGGGGGAACAGGTGCTGTCGCCGCTTCCTCCGGTCAGTTTGCAGAGTTCATGGTTTTCTCCACCATAGCCGAAGCCGGAGACGAAATAATCACCACAAACAGGCTCTACGGCGGGACGAACAACCTGTTTTTCCACACCTTCAAAAAGCTGGGAATAACCTTCCGCCCTTTTGACCAGAATAACCCTGACGAAATTAAGTCTCTGATAAATGAAAAAACCAAGGCAGTCTATCTTGAGACAGTAGCAAACCCCGGCAACGATATAGCTGACTTTGAGACAATAGCAAAAATCACCCATGAAAATGGTCTGCCACTTGTGATAGACAATACATACCCCACTCCTTTTCTCTGCCGTCCGAAGGACTTCGGCGCGGATGTGGTTGTCCACTCCGTAACCAAATTTTTAGGCGGACACGGGAACTCCATGGGCGGCGTCGCCGTTGACCTCGGCACATTCGACTGGGCGAAGAGCGGACGCTTCCCTTCCTTCACCACTCCCGATCCCAGCTACCACGGCATAGTGTATGCGGAAAGGTTCGGCAATATGGCGCTTGCGGTTAAGATGCGCGTGCAGACCATGCGTGACATAGGCGGCTGCATGAGTCCCATGAATGCCTTCCTCCTTCTTCAGGGGCTTGAGACACTTCATGTCCGCATGGAAAGGCATGTGGAAAACGCCCGCAAGCTTGCCGATTATCTTCAGAAAAGCGACATGGTGGACTGGGTGAATTTTCCCGAGCTTGAGGGTAACCCCAACTGTGAAAGAGCGAAAAAATACATGCCCAAGGGAACAGGCGCAATGCTGAGCTTCGGCATCAAAGGCGGGCAGCAGGCGGGCAAAGCCTTCATAGAGGGGGTAGAGCTTGCCACTCACCTCACCAACCTAGGCGACACAAGAACCCTTGTCACCCATCCCGCAAGCACAACTCACCGCCAGCTCAACGCAGAGCAGAAAGCAAAAGCGGGCATAACGGACGGGCTTATCCGCCTCTCTGTGGGCATAGAGCACATCGACGATATAATAGCCGACATAGAACAGGCATTTGCGAAGGCAAAGAAGGCTTAATATATGGAAAACTCCGCAGGCATAGTAAAACCGCAGTACGTCACCTTCAGGGATGATTTCTCATTTGAGAGCGGCAGGGTTATATCCTCCGTCACCTGCTGTTACGAGACATACGGTAAGCTCAGCGAAGACAAATCAAACGCAGTCCTCGTCTGCCACGCCCTCACCGGAAGCGCCCACGCAGCGGGCTTTCACAGGGCGGATGAGCAGAAGCCCGGCTGGTGGGACTCCATGATAGGTCCGGGCAAGACCTTTGACACGAATAAATACTTCGTTATCTGCTCCAACTTCCTCGGAAGCTGCTTCGGAACCACCGGACCTTCCTCTGTGGATCCGTCAACAGGCAAGAGATACGGTATCCGTTTCCCCGTGGCGTCTGTTAAGGACATGGTGAAGCTTCAGAAAAGGCTCATAGACCATTTAGGAATTGAAAAGCTTCTCGCTGTGGCGGGTGGCTCCATGGGCGGCATGCAGGTTCTGGAATGGGGAGCGACATATCCGGACATGATGAAGACTCTGATCCCCATTGCCACCACTCACGCCATAACACCCATGGCGATCGCCTTCAACAGCATAGCCCGCTTCTCCATCACCAAAGATCCCAGATGGAACAAGGGCGACTACTACGAAGGTGAATTCCCCGTGGACGGACTGGCGATCGCGCGCATGGCGGGGCACATCACCTATCTTTCCGATCCGGCTTTTAACGACAAGTTCGGGCGGAGATATTCGGCTTTTGAAGGCTTTTACGATTTTAACGGCTTTTTTGAAGTTGAGAACTATCTCCGTTATAACGGCTATAAATTCACAGAGGTCTTCGACGCCAACACATACCTTTATGTGCTGAAGGCAATGGATATTTTTGATCTTTCCTACGGCAGGGGCTCTTTGTCGGACGCTGTGGAGCTCATAAAGGCGGACACGCTGCTCATATCTGTTTCGTCAGATTTCCTTTTCCCCCCGTACCTTACAGAGGAAATATATGATATAATGAAGTATCAGGGCAAAAAAGCCTTCTGGTACAACATACAATCAAACTACGGACACGACGCCTTCCTCCTTGAGTTTGAAGAGCTGGACAGGCTGATAAGGGAATTTTTCGCTGACAGAGGGCTGTAAATAATGGGATTCAATGAAGCGGCGTTCAACTACTACATAAGCTCGGATCACATCAAGGGTGACGACCTTGATTTGATAAGAAAAAACTTTAAGAACAAAGAGTTTGAATGCCTGCTGGACATTGCCGCTGGCGCAGGGCACTGTGCGGCGGCTGTTCCGGCGAAGAGACGTTATACACTTGACCCCAGCATGCCCATGCTGAAAACCGCCAAGGAAAAATTCGGTCTTAATCTCCCCGTATGCGCCGTGGCGGAGTCGATCCCGTTTTCGGACAACACTTTCGACATTCTCACCTGCCGCATAGCCATGCACCATTTCAAAAACCCCGACCTCTTCTTCCGTGAGGTGAAAAGGGTTCTGCGCCCTCTCGGCTGGATGGTTCTCATAGACAACATAGTGGATGTTGAGGACTCATACCTCAATGTGATAGAATACATAAGAGACAACACGCACATACGCAGCTACAGGCTGGATGAGATACTCAGGTTCGCCCGTGACGACTTCCGCCTGATAGATTACGCCTGCATATTCAAAAAGCATGACTTCCCCGAATGGGCAGGCAGGCTCGCCGAAGGACCTGAGGCTGTGGAGCGGATTGAGCAGGCATTCAAGGATCTGCCGGACAGCATACAGAAGGAGCTGGAGGTGGAAAAGACCTACGGCAGAATTTCCGCATATACGGATAAGAAAGGATTCTTCATTTTCCGCTCCGTGTGATAAGGATGGTAAGTGTTTAAATTCAGATTAAAGGAATTTAATCTGCCGGTAATCGGCAGA is a genomic window of Geovibrio thiophilus containing:
- a CDS encoding response regulator transcription factor, which translates into the protein MKKKILIVEDNRYEREGLASLLSEQNYDVDTVENGRFALDKLHETEFDLVVTDLMMPATDGLQFLHKLRSNGSSMPVLVITGNENMQNMLSAYQLGALDVIYKPFQFSELMDVIKRVIPV
- a CDS encoding universal stress protein, translated to MIKIKKILYPTDFSEPSKIALEYAAELAKQFGAELEILHVMFDETQVVSFYLPQVTMQSLSTDIETGSAKQLDEFIQNQPVLKGINYTTTLIKGTPFIEITKHAKETGADMIVIGTHGRTGLDHVLFGSTAEKVVRKAPCPVFTVRPEK
- a CDS encoding O-acetylhomoserine aminocarboxypropyltransferase/cysteine synthase family protein, producing MSKHRIETIAVHGGQTPDPVTGARAVPIYQTTAYKFRDADHAVKLFDLEEAGYIYTRLNNPTVEVLENRIAMLEGGTGAVAASSGQFAEFMVFSTIAEAGDEIITTNRLYGGTNNLFFHTFKKLGITFRPFDQNNPDEIKSLINEKTKAVYLETVANPGNDIADFETIAKITHENGLPLVIDNTYPTPFLCRPKDFGADVVVHSVTKFLGGHGNSMGGVAVDLGTFDWAKSGRFPSFTTPDPSYHGIVYAERFGNMALAVKMRVQTMRDIGGCMSPMNAFLLLQGLETLHVRMERHVENARKLADYLQKSDMVDWVNFPELEGNPNCERAKKYMPKGTGAMLSFGIKGGQQAGKAFIEGVELATHLTNLGDTRTLVTHPASTTHRQLNAEQKAKAGITDGLIRLSVGIEHIDDIIADIEQAFAKAKKA
- the metX gene encoding homoserine O-acetyltransferase MetX, whose translation is MENSAGIVKPQYVTFRDDFSFESGRVISSVTCCYETYGKLSEDKSNAVLVCHALTGSAHAAGFHRADEQKPGWWDSMIGPGKTFDTNKYFVICSNFLGSCFGTTGPSSVDPSTGKRYGIRFPVASVKDMVKLQKRLIDHLGIEKLLAVAGGSMGGMQVLEWGATYPDMMKTLIPIATTHAITPMAIAFNSIARFSITKDPRWNKGDYYEGEFPVDGLAIARMAGHITYLSDPAFNDKFGRRYSAFEGFYDFNGFFEVENYLRYNGYKFTEVFDANTYLYVLKAMDIFDLSYGRGSLSDAVELIKADTLLISVSSDFLFPPYLTEEIYDIMKYQGKKAFWYNIQSNYGHDAFLLEFEELDRLIREFFADRGL
- a CDS encoding class I SAM-dependent methyltransferase, translated to MGFNEAAFNYYISSDHIKGDDLDLIRKNFKNKEFECLLDIAAGAGHCAAAVPAKRRYTLDPSMPMLKTAKEKFGLNLPVCAVAESIPFSDNTFDILTCRIAMHHFKNPDLFFREVKRVLRPLGWMVLIDNIVDVEDSYLNVIEYIRDNTHIRSYRLDEILRFARDDFRLIDYACIFKKHDFPEWAGRLAEGPEAVERIEQAFKDLPDSIQKELEVEKTYGRISAYTDKKGFFIFRSV